One Streptomyces sp. R28 DNA window includes the following coding sequences:
- a CDS encoding 6-phosphofructokinase, whose protein sequence is MRVGVLTGGGDCPGLNAVIRAVVRKGVQEYGYDFVGFRDGWRGPLENDTVRLDIPAVRGILPRGGTILGSSRTNPLKQEDGIRRIKENLAKQEVGALIAIGGEDTLGVAARLSDEYGVPCVGVPKTIDNDLSATDYTFGFDTAVGIATEAIDRLHTTAESHMRVLVCEVMGRHAGWIAIHSGLAGGANVILIPEQRFDVDKVCAWITSRFKASYAPIVVVAEGAMPKDGDMVLKDESLDSFGHVRLSGVGEWLAKEIEKRTGKEARTTVLGHIQRGGTPSAFDRWLATRFGLHAIEAVRDGDFGKMVALRGTNIVRVPIADATAKLKTVDPKLYEEVGVFFG, encoded by the coding sequence ATGCGGGTCGGAGTACTGACCGGAGGCGGCGACTGCCCCGGTCTCAACGCCGTCATCCGGGCCGTCGTCCGCAAGGGCGTGCAGGAGTACGGCTATGACTTCGTCGGCTTCCGGGACGGCTGGCGAGGTCCGCTCGAGAACGACACCGTCCGTCTCGACATCCCCGCCGTGCGCGGCATCCTGCCCCGCGGCGGCACCATCCTCGGCTCCTCGCGCACCAACCCCCTCAAGCAGGAGGACGGCATCCGCCGTATCAAGGAGAACCTCGCCAAGCAGGAGGTCGGGGCGCTCATCGCCATCGGCGGCGAGGACACCCTCGGCGTCGCCGCCCGCTTGTCCGACGAGTACGGCGTGCCCTGCGTCGGCGTGCCCAAGACGATCGACAACGACCTGTCCGCCACCGACTACACCTTCGGCTTCGACACCGCCGTCGGCATCGCGACGGAAGCGATCGACCGGCTGCACACCACCGCCGAGTCCCACATGCGCGTCCTGGTCTGCGAGGTGATGGGCCGTCACGCCGGCTGGATCGCCATCCACTCCGGGCTGGCCGGCGGTGCCAACGTCATCCTCATCCCCGAGCAGCGCTTCGACGTCGACAAGGTCTGCGCCTGGATCACCTCGCGCTTCAAGGCGTCGTACGCCCCGATCGTGGTCGTCGCCGAGGGCGCCATGCCGAAGGACGGCGACATGGTCCTGAAGGACGAGTCGCTGGACTCATTCGGGCACGTCCGGCTGTCCGGGGTCGGTGAATGGCTGGCCAAGGAGATCGAGAAGCGCACGGGCAAGGAAGCCCGTACGACGGTCCTCGGGCACATCCAGCGCGGCGGCACGCCCAGCGCCTTCGACCGCTGGCTCGCCACCCGCTTCGGGCTGCACGCCATCGAGGCCGTGCGCGACGGCGACTTCGGCAAGATGGTCGCCCTGCGCGGCACAAACATCGTCCGGGTCCCGATCGCGGACGCCACGGCCAAGCTGAAGACGGTGGATCCGAAGCTGTACGAGGAGGTCGGGGTCTTCTTCGGCTGA
- the macS gene encoding MacS family sensor histidine kinase, which produces MAKRERVMRMSVEQPLWRALAGYRVLTMVYAIGLFISAHDEVARPWVAIAYFAVLAVWTLATLPRVANAASCTKRFLAVDLTIALAGIMLTRLAEAPERIDAGAPTLPSIWTAGAVLAFAIKGGWRWAAFASTLVAAANLIERSGVPTRDTIHMVLLVWIASIAIGYVVEVARASERTLARALEIEAATRERERLARDIHDGVLQVLAMVQRRGAVIGGEAAELGRMAGEQEVALRTLVSGGLVPVSRVSEDAAEGAVVRAVDVPDDADGPLDLRVLLARYAGAMVSLAEPGAPVPLAPAAARELAAAVGAALDNVRKHAGEHARAWILVEDEPDAVIVTVRDDGPGIPEGRLAQAEGEGRLGVALSIRGRLRDLGGSAELISVPGQGTEVELKVPKDSGAARGKAEQR; this is translated from the coding sequence ATGGCCAAGCGTGAGCGGGTCATGAGGATGTCCGTCGAGCAGCCGCTGTGGCGGGCGCTCGCCGGGTACCGGGTGCTGACCATGGTGTACGCGATCGGGCTCTTCATCAGCGCCCACGACGAGGTCGCCCGCCCCTGGGTGGCCATCGCCTACTTCGCCGTACTGGCCGTCTGGACCCTGGCCACCCTGCCCAGGGTCGCCAACGCCGCGAGCTGCACCAAGCGCTTCCTCGCCGTGGACCTCACCATCGCCCTGGCCGGCATCATGCTCACCCGGCTCGCCGAGGCGCCCGAGCGGATCGACGCCGGAGCCCCGACGCTGCCCTCGATATGGACCGCGGGCGCCGTGCTGGCGTTCGCCATCAAGGGCGGTTGGCGCTGGGCCGCCTTCGCCTCCACCTTGGTCGCCGCCGCCAACCTGATCGAACGCTCCGGCGTACCCACCCGCGACACCATCCACATGGTGCTGCTCGTCTGGATCGCCTCCATCGCCATCGGCTACGTCGTCGAGGTCGCCCGCGCCTCCGAGCGCACCCTCGCCCGCGCCCTGGAGATCGAGGCGGCGACGCGTGAGCGGGAGCGGCTCGCCCGGGACATCCACGACGGCGTGCTCCAGGTACTCGCGATGGTGCAGCGGCGCGGCGCCGTCATCGGCGGGGAGGCGGCCGAGCTGGGCCGGATGGCCGGCGAGCAGGAGGTGGCGCTGCGCACGCTGGTATCGGGCGGCCTCGTACCCGTGTCGCGGGTGTCGGAGGACGCCGCCGAGGGAGCCGTCGTACGGGCCGTGGACGTGCCCGACGACGCCGACGGTCCTCTCGATCTCCGCGTGCTGCTCGCCCGCTACGCCGGCGCCATGGTGAGCCTGGCCGAGCCCGGCGCGCCCGTGCCGCTGGCCCCGGCCGCCGCGCGGGAGCTGGCCGCGGCGGTGGGAGCCGCCCTGGACAACGTCCGCAAGCACGCGGGGGAGCACGCGCGCGCGTGGATCCTGGTCGAGGACGAGCCCGACGCGGTGATCGTCACCGTACGGGACGACGGACCCGGCATCCCGGAGGGCCGGCTCGCGCAGGCCGAGGGCGAGGGCCGGCTCGGGGTCGCCCTGTCGATCCGGGGGCGGCTGCGGGACCTCGGCGGGAGCGCCGAGCTGATCTCGGTGCCGGGGCAGGGCACCGAAGTGGAACTGAAAGTACCGAAGGACAGCGGCGCTGCACGGGGGAAGGCGGAACAGCGATGA
- a CDS encoding anthranilate synthase family protein — MNLLGLLDDPRPFALLRRRTPGHDHETVEVLIGPVSTHDRLADLPDEGLALIPFRQIRERGFDVHDDGTPLSVLTPQESYDISLADALDQLPSHDVRVESGGFDVGDEEYAEIVGRVLREEIGRGEGANFVIRRTYEGQIPGFGRADALALFRRLLEGERGAYWTFVVHTGERTLVGASPEVHVRMSGGTVVMNPISGTYRYPADGPTPEHLLGFLADGKEIEELSMVVDEELKMMCTVGDMGGVVVGPRLKEMAHLAHTEYELRGKSSLDVREVLKETMFAATVTGSPVQNACRVIERYEPLGRDGVGRGYYAGALALIGRDSGGAQTLDSPILIRTADIDTHGGLRVPVGATLVRGSDPASEVAETHAKAAGVLAALGVHPSRPRGEHARVHLADDPRVRAALDGRRASLAPFWLRMQERSEELAGHALVVDGEDTFTAMLAHVLRSGGLEVTIRRYDEPGLRETVLAHEGPVVLGPGPGDPSDLEDPKMRFLRDLTAEVVRSHRHGVLGVCLGHELIAAELGLEIVRKEVPYQGAQTTIDLFGRPETVGFYNSFVARCDDESLQELAAHGVEVSRADNREVHAMRGPGFAGVQFHPESVLTLNGAAVVRELVGQLRGTSTFSERRPAL, encoded by the coding sequence ATGAACCTGCTCGGCTTGCTGGACGACCCCCGCCCGTTCGCCCTGCTGCGCCGCCGCACCCCGGGCCACGATCACGAGACGGTGGAGGTCCTGATCGGCCCGGTCAGTACCCACGACCGTCTGGCCGACCTCCCCGACGAGGGCCTGGCGCTCATCCCCTTCCGCCAGATCCGCGAGCGCGGCTTCGACGTCCACGACGACGGCACGCCGCTGTCGGTGCTGACGCCGCAGGAGTCGTACGACATCTCGCTCGCCGATGCTCTCGACCAGCTCCCCTCGCACGACGTGCGCGTCGAGAGCGGTGGGTTCGACGTCGGTGACGAGGAGTACGCGGAGATCGTCGGGCGTGTCCTGCGGGAGGAGATCGGGCGGGGCGAGGGCGCGAACTTCGTGATCCGGCGGACGTACGAGGGCCAAATCCCGGGGTTCGGCCGCGCCGACGCGCTCGCGCTGTTCCGGCGGCTGCTGGAGGGTGAGCGGGGCGCGTACTGGACCTTCGTCGTGCACACCGGGGAGCGCACGCTGGTCGGGGCGAGCCCCGAGGTGCACGTGCGGATGTCCGGCGGGACCGTCGTCATGAACCCGATCAGCGGGACGTACCGCTATCCCGCCGATGGGCCGACGCCCGAGCACCTGCTCGGCTTCCTCGCCGACGGCAAGGAGATCGAGGAGCTGTCGATGGTCGTCGACGAGGAGCTCAAGATGATGTGCACCGTCGGTGACATGGGCGGGGTCGTCGTCGGGCCCCGGCTGAAGGAGATGGCACACCTCGCGCACACCGAGTACGAGCTGCGGGGCAAGTCCTCGCTGGATGTGCGGGAGGTCCTGAAGGAGACCATGTTCGCGGCCACCGTCACCGGCTCGCCGGTGCAGAACGCCTGCCGGGTCATCGAGCGGTACGAGCCCCTCGGGCGGGACGGTGTCGGGCGCGGTTACTACGCGGGGGCGCTCGCGCTCATCGGCCGGGACTCGGGCGGGGCCCAGACCCTCGACTCCCCCATCCTCATCCGCACCGCCGACATCGACACGCACGGCGGGCTGCGGGTACCGGTCGGCGCCACCCTGGTACGCGGCTCGGACCCGGCGAGCGAGGTCGCGGAGACGCACGCCAAGGCGGCGGGGGTGCTGGCGGCTTTGGGCGTACATCCGTCACGGCCGCGTGGGGAGCACGCGCGCGTACATCTCGCCGACGACCCGCGCGTGCGGGCCGCGCTCGACGGGCGCCGGGCCTCGCTCGCGCCCTTCTGGCTGCGGATGCAGGAGCGCTCCGAGGAGCTGGCCGGACACGCCCTGGTCGTCGACGGCGAGGACACCTTCACGGCGATGCTCGCGCACGTGCTGCGGTCGGGCGGCCTCGAGGTGACCATCCGACGGTACGACGAGCCGGGGCTGCGGGAGACGGTGCTCGCGCACGAGGGCCCGGTGGTGCTGGGTCCCGGTCCCGGCGACCCGTCCGATCTGGAAGACCCCAAGATGCGGTTCCTGCGCGACCTCACCGCCGAGGTCGTCCGCAGTCACCGGCACGGTGTGCTCGGCGTCTGTCTCGGGCACGAGCTGATCGCGGCCGAGCTGGGGCTGGAGATCGTACGCAAGGAAGTGCCGTACCAGGGGGCGCAGACGACGATCGACCTGTTCGGGCGGCCGGAGACGGTCGGTTTCTACAACAGCTTCGTGGCTCGCTGCGACGACGAGTCCCTGCAGGAGCTCGCCGCGCACGGCGTCGAGGTCAGCCGGGCCGACAACCGGGAGGTGCATGCGATGCGCGGGCCAGGGTTCGCCGGCGTGCAGTTCCACCCCGAGTCGGTCCTCACCCTGAACGGCGCCGCCGTCGTACGGGAGCTGGTGGGTCAGCTGCGGGGGACCAGCACGTTCTCGGAGCGGCGGCCCGCCTTGTAG
- a CDS encoding alpha/beta hydrolase yields the protein MPVLPGAEPYRHEGGEVGVLLCHGFTGSPQSLRPWAEYLAERGLTVSLPLLPGHGTRWEDMQVTGWQDWYAEVDRELRNLRDRCERVFVAGLSMGGALALRLAAKHGEDVAGVLVVNPANKVHGLAAYTLPVSRHFVRTTRGITSDIAKEGGVELGYDRVPLHAAHSLRNFFRLLDGELPQVTQPLLLLRSAQDHVVPSADSARVLSRVSSTDVTEIVLEQSYHVATLDHEADRIFEESLGFIHRLATGVDNEGTTARG from the coding sequence GTGCCGGTCCTTCCTGGAGCCGAGCCGTACCGCCACGAGGGCGGGGAGGTCGGGGTTCTGCTCTGTCACGGCTTCACCGGTTCCCCCCAGTCGCTGCGCCCCTGGGCGGAGTATCTCGCCGAGCGCGGGCTCACCGTCTCGCTGCCGCTGCTGCCGGGCCACGGCACCCGCTGGGAGGACATGCAGGTCACCGGCTGGCAGGACTGGTACGCCGAGGTGGACCGCGAGCTGCGCAACCTCCGCGACCGCTGCGAGCGGGTCTTCGTCGCCGGCCTGTCCATGGGCGGCGCCCTGGCACTGCGGCTCGCCGCGAAGCACGGGGAGGACGTCGCGGGCGTGCTGGTCGTCAACCCCGCGAACAAGGTGCACGGACTGGCCGCGTACACCCTGCCGGTGTCCCGCCACTTCGTCCGTACGACGCGGGGCATCACCAGTGACATCGCGAAGGAGGGCGGCGTCGAGCTCGGGTACGACCGGGTTCCGCTGCACGCGGCCCACTCCCTCAGGAACTTCTTCCGTCTCCTCGACGGCGAACTGCCGCAGGTCACCCAGCCCCTGCTGCTCCTGCGCAGTGCCCAGGACCACGTCGTGCCGTCGGCGGATTCGGCCCGGGTCCTGAGTCGGGTGTCGTCGACGGACGTAACGGAGATCGTGCTGGAACAGAGCTATCACGTGGCGACGTTGGACCATGAAGCGGACCGGATCTTCGAGGAGAGCCTCGGCTTCATCCACCGGCTCGCGACCGGCGTCGACAACGAAGGGACGACCGCACGTGGCTGA
- a CDS encoding response regulator: MTDTASGQQGPIKVMVVDDHPMWRDAVARDLAESGFDVVATAGDGDQAVRRAKAAAPDVLVLDLNLPAKPGVQVCKELVGHNPALRVLVLSASGEHADVLEAVKSGATGYLLKSASTEELLDAVRRTAVGDPVFTPGLAGLVLGEYRRLASEPAPAAQGADQPGAPQLTERETEVLRLVAKGLSYKQIAERLVISHRTVQNHVQNTLGKLQLHNRVELVRYAIERGLDDE, translated from the coding sequence ATGACGGACACCGCGAGCGGGCAGCAGGGCCCGATCAAGGTCATGGTGGTCGACGACCACCCCATGTGGCGCGACGCGGTCGCCCGCGACCTGGCCGAGTCCGGCTTCGACGTGGTCGCCACGGCGGGCGACGGCGACCAGGCCGTACGCCGGGCCAAGGCCGCCGCCCCCGACGTCCTGGTGCTCGACCTGAACCTGCCGGCCAAGCCCGGCGTCCAGGTCTGCAAGGAACTCGTCGGCCACAACCCTGCCCTGCGCGTCCTCGTCCTGTCCGCGAGCGGTGAGCACGCCGACGTCCTGGAGGCCGTGAAGTCGGGGGCCACCGGCTACCTGCTGAAGTCGGCCTCGACGGAGGAACTCCTCGACGCGGTGCGCCGTACGGCCGTCGGCGACCCGGTGTTCACGCCGGGCCTGGCCGGACTGGTCCTCGGCGAGTACCGCCGCCTCGCCTCCGAACCGGCGCCCGCCGCGCAGGGCGCCGACCAGCCGGGGGCCCCGCAGCTCACCGAGCGCGAGACCGAGGTGCTGCGGCTCGTCGCCAAGGGCCTGAGCTACAAGCAGATCGCCGAACGCCTGGTCATCTCCCACCGCACGGTCCAGAACCACGTCCAGAACACCCTCGGCAAGCTCCAGCTGCACAACCGGGTGGAGCTGGTGAGGTACGCGATAGAGCGCGGCCTCGACGACGAGTGA